A genome region from Brassica oleracea var. oleracea cultivar TO1000 chromosome C2, BOL, whole genome shotgun sequence includes the following:
- the LOC106324145 gene encoding uncharacterized protein LOC106324145, with product MYNLKTSNISESINSALKPARGFPITFLLEFIREKLGRWYWKRREDDMNLTTEHSRGVEYLLEIRSEIADTMSVQPIDGCRFFVTSGRQDSVVDLEHVKCDCGVYGIEKIPCSHAIAAGSFANLNIATLVFPLYSTAYLYVGYS from the coding sequence ATGTACAATCTGAAAACAAGCAACATATCTGAATCTATTAACTCCGCACTGAAGCCAGCAAGAGGATTTCCCATAACATTTCTTTTGGAGTTCATAAGAGAGAAGCTGGGAAGATGGTATTGGAAAAGGCGAGAAGATGATATGAATCTCACAACTGAACATAGTCGGGGAGTTGAATACTTATTGGAGATCCGTTCAGAGATAGCAGATACGATGAGTGTCCAACCAATTGATGGATGTCGATTCTTTGTAACAAGTGGCAGACAGGACAGTGTTGTTGATTTGGAACATGTCAAGTGTGATTGTGGTGTCTATGGAATCGAGAAAATACCTTGCTCACATGCTATAGCAGCTGGATCATTTGCTAATTTGAATATCGCCACACTTGTGTTCCCACTATACTCAACGGCGTATTTGTATGTAGGATACTCATAG